One stretch of Narcine bancroftii isolate sNarBan1 chromosome 8, sNarBan1.hap1, whole genome shotgun sequence DNA includes these proteins:
- the LOC138740507 gene encoding BTB/POZ domain-containing protein KCTD12-like, which produces MALSDHASSTMVGEQSPFPEIVELNVGGQVYITRYSTLVSVPDSLLGQMFGRKNGLGLARDGKGRFFIDRDGFLFRYILDYMRDQQLVLPDHFPERSRLQREAEYFALPELVKTLSPKLSKQNSINDDACPSDPEDGSPNTDAARSLAAAGGDRRMGFITIGYRGSYTLGRDSQTDAKFRRVARIMVCGKTALAKEVFGETLNESRDPDRPPERYTSRYYLKFTFLEQAFDKLAEAGFHMVSCNSTGTCAFAHDQTDDKIWTSYTEYVFYRE; this is translated from the coding sequence ATGGCTCTGTCGGATCACGCCAGCTCCACCATGGTCGGCGAGCAGTCACCTTTCCCTGAAATAGTGGAGCTGAACGTCGGCGGCCAGGTGTACATCACCCGCTACTCCACCCTGGTCAGCGTGCCCGACTCCTTACTGGGACAGATGTTCGGGCGCAAAAACGGGCTGGGGCTGGCGAGAGACGGCAAGGGGCGCTTCTTCATCGACCGCGACGGCTTTCTCTTCCGCTACATTCTGGACTACATGCGGGACCAGCAGCTGGTGCTTCCCGACCACTTCCCCGAGAGGAGCCGGCTGCAGCGGGAGGCCGAATACTTCGCTCTGCCCGAACTGGTCAAGACTTTGAGCCCCAAACTCAGCAAGCAGAACTCCATCAACGACGATGCCTGCCCCAGCGACCCCGAGGACGGCTCTCCCAACACGGACGCAGCGCGCAGTCTGGCCGCGGCGGGCGGCGACAGGAGGATGGGCTTCATCACCATCGGCTACCGGGGGTCGTACACGCTGGGGAGGGACAGTCAGACAGACGCCAAGTTCCGAAGAGTGGCCAGGATCATGGTGTGCGGCAAGACGGCGCTGGCGAAGGAAGTGTTTGGGGAGACGCTGAACGAGAGCAGGGACCCAGACCGGCCCCCCGAGCGCTACACGTCTCGCTACTACCTCAAGTTTACTTTCCTGGAGCAGGCGTTTGACAAATTGGCCGAAGCTGGCTTCCACATGGTGTCGTGCAATTCGACGGGCACTTGCGCCTTCGCTCACGATCAGACCGACGACAAGATATGGACCAGCTACACCGAATATGTTTTCTACCGTGAGTGA